One Streptomyces sp. B21-105 genomic region harbors:
- a CDS encoding RICIN domain-containing protein: MQRRSAGKALGTFAAASALLAVPAFAAQAYNPTGGTLYQLGSEPCLKGRGNCAVYPKSAQLPSGRLVASFEKSTVVSATGSADGQTLPVYKSDDDGTSWQPLSEVKAPAYLSRDPRYAKYTSNWTNPYLYVLPQKVGALRKGTLLLASVVSGDDYYYKEHKAADPNWTPSNDGDRKDLAIALYSSTDDGRSWKVVNVIATGGWQGGSAGAVGRNVANANTNKQVDPLWEPYLMVHQGRLVCYYSDENDYTGFDPVTGVPTLDPANDTAADSHGQILVHRTWNGNSGAWSAPVVDVAGSDQDMGGGKKEIGGGRPGMTNVVRTADGRWLLTFEYWGGGADTRYVLADDPLKFFRGSPTGMGVTSLPVVAGSRPLATGGSPVVIRLPDGRLVYNAAGSGDVWVNDSGRSDGVWKEYQTTSPAGYSRNLQYVDGTGRVAILNNQGTSTIAHAEVDLGDSAGAYHRLVNRRTGQVIGTGNRTNDANLGNGDVPDVVLEDSGAAAITDTQYWHLVTEPRGGVTLLNKSGGRAAAVWTGNATAGQKIGQWVDDSATGTWNLVKTGDGHYRLQSAQNPSLYLTGATPGSQLTLQNATTDGSQDWKLTR, encoded by the coding sequence ATGCAGAGAAGAAGTGCAGGAAAAGCGCTGGGAACCTTCGCCGCCGCGTCCGCGCTGCTGGCCGTGCCCGCGTTCGCCGCGCAGGCGTACAACCCGACGGGAGGGACCCTGTACCAGCTCGGCAGCGAGCCGTGCCTCAAGGGCCGCGGCAACTGCGCGGTCTACCCGAAGTCGGCGCAGCTGCCGAGCGGACGTCTCGTCGCGTCTTTCGAGAAGTCCACCGTCGTGTCGGCGACGGGCAGCGCGGACGGGCAGACCCTCCCGGTCTACAAGAGCGACGACGACGGCACGTCGTGGCAGCCGCTGTCCGAGGTCAAAGCTCCGGCGTACCTCTCCAGGGACCCCCGCTACGCGAAGTACACGAGCAACTGGACCAACCCCTACCTCTACGTGCTTCCGCAGAAGGTCGGCGCCCTCAGGAAGGGCACGCTGCTGCTCGCCAGTGTCGTGTCGGGGGACGACTACTACTACAAGGAGCACAAGGCCGCCGACCCGAACTGGACGCCGTCCAACGACGGAGACCGCAAGGACCTGGCCATCGCCCTGTACTCCAGCACCGACGACGGCAGGTCCTGGAAGGTCGTCAACGTCATCGCCACCGGCGGCTGGCAGGGCGGCAGCGCCGGCGCGGTCGGCCGGAACGTCGCGAACGCCAACACGAACAAGCAGGTCGATCCCCTCTGGGAGCCGTACCTGATGGTCCACCAGGGCAGACTCGTCTGCTACTACTCGGATGAGAACGACTACACGGGCTTCGACCCGGTGACCGGCGTCCCGACCCTCGACCCCGCCAACGACACCGCTGCGGACTCGCACGGCCAGATCCTCGTCCACCGGACCTGGAACGGGAACAGCGGCGCCTGGAGCGCTCCGGTCGTCGACGTCGCGGGCTCGGACCAGGACATGGGCGGCGGGAAGAAGGAGATCGGCGGCGGCCGGCCGGGCATGACGAACGTCGTGCGCACGGCGGACGGACGGTGGCTGCTCACCTTCGAGTACTGGGGCGGCGGCGCCGACACGCGGTACGTGCTCGCGGACGACCCGCTGAAGTTCTTCCGCGGCTCGCCCACCGGCATGGGCGTCACCTCACTGCCGGTCGTCGCCGGCTCCCGGCCTCTCGCGACGGGCGGCAGCCCGGTCGTCATCCGGCTGCCCGACGGACGTCTGGTCTACAACGCGGCGGGCAGCGGGGACGTCTGGGTCAACGACAGCGGGCGCAGCGACGGCGTGTGGAAGGAGTACCAGACCACCTCACCGGCCGGCTACAGCCGCAACCTGCAGTACGTCGACGGGACCGGGCGCGTCGCGATACTCAACAACCAGGGCACCTCGACGATCGCGCACGCCGAGGTCGACCTCGGCGACTCGGCGGGCGCCTACCACCGGTTGGTCAACCGCAGGACGGGCCAGGTGATCGGCACCGGCAACAGGACCAACGACGCGAACCTCGGCAACGGGGACGTGCCCGACGTCGTCCTCGAGGACTCCGGCGCGGCGGCGATCACGGACACCCAGTACTGGCACCTGGTGACCGAACCCCGGGGCGGCGTCACCCTGCTCAACAAGTCGGGCGGCAGGGCGGCCGCCGTCTGGACGGGCAACGCGACGGCCGGGCAGAAGATCGGGCAGTGGGTGGACGACAGCGCCACCGGCACGTGGAACCTCGTGAAGACGGGCGACGGCCACTACCGGCTGCAGTCGGCGCAGAACCCGAGCCTCTACCTGACGGGCGCCACACCCGGATCCCAGCTGACCTTGCAGAACGCGACCACGGACGGCTCACAGGACTGGAAGCTCACCCGGTAG
- a CDS encoding beta-galactosidase, whose product MAALPARVLFGAAYYHEYTPAYDTELLPDERLKTDLDLMAEANFTVIRVGESVWSTWEPENGRFDLEWLQPVLDGAHERGISVVLGTPTYAAPMWLARQYPEIAGERRTGERIGFGARQEVDFTHPAFRFHAERVIRKIAARYADHPAVIGWQVDNEPGLHLLHNHGVFQRFVDHLRATYGDVETLNREWGLVYWSHRLSTWADLWTPDGNEQPQYDVAWRAFQARQVTEFIGWQADLVREYAQPGQFVTTCISYTRQGVEDDEMSDRLDIASGNPYYDMQDGLLLPDPTPDRHEQIWKTTGVWAMYQTADWMFSSLQAPFLVTETNANSIGFPWDNRPGYDGQWRQTAWAHVARGARMIEYWQWQTLRFGAETYWGGVLPHSGQPGRTYAEVARLGAEFDKAGPLVAGLEPDCDIAMVYSMPSKWLMQKYPPLSKPDGAPDPASYHRVFDPFYRGAFEAGRQVRIVHARQLHDPSGQREGTTPEEAARRHPVLVAPALYVVDDATIDWLAAYAHAGGHLVLGPRTGYADHEARARLEAAPGRLTDAAGVRYDEFSNLLHDVPVRGVPGGALDVRSDATATHWAEGLTVTDADVLASYEHPHFGRWPAVTTRRHGAGRVTCVGTVPGRGLARDLAAWLAPAPRSGWQGLPASVTAATGVSADGRRVHIVHNWSWEPTSADAPADLTDVLDDRPVPAGAALRLGPWDVRVLVADTTGAGAGRDS is encoded by the coding sequence ATGGCGGCTCTGCCTGCCCGTGTCCTCTTCGGCGCCGCGTACTACCACGAGTACACGCCCGCCTACGACACCGAACTGCTCCCCGACGAACGGCTGAAGACCGACCTGGACCTGATGGCCGAGGCGAACTTCACCGTGATCCGGGTCGGCGAGTCGGTCTGGTCGACCTGGGAGCCGGAGAACGGCCGCTTCGACCTCGAGTGGCTCCAGCCGGTCCTCGACGGCGCCCACGAGCGCGGCATCTCCGTCGTCCTCGGCACGCCGACCTACGCCGCGCCGATGTGGCTGGCCCGCCAGTACCCGGAGATCGCCGGCGAGCGGCGCACCGGCGAGCGCATCGGGTTCGGCGCCCGCCAGGAGGTCGACTTCACCCACCCGGCGTTCCGCTTCCACGCGGAACGGGTCATCCGCAAGATCGCCGCCCGGTACGCCGACCACCCCGCGGTCATCGGCTGGCAGGTGGACAACGAGCCGGGACTGCACCTCCTCCACAACCACGGTGTGTTCCAGCGTTTCGTCGACCACCTGCGCGCCACCTACGGCGACGTGGAGACCCTCAACCGCGAGTGGGGCCTGGTCTACTGGTCGCACCGCCTGTCCACCTGGGCCGACCTGTGGACGCCGGACGGCAACGAGCAGCCCCAGTACGACGTCGCGTGGCGGGCGTTCCAGGCCCGCCAGGTCACCGAGTTCATCGGCTGGCAGGCCGACCTCGTCCGGGAGTACGCGCAACCGGGGCAGTTCGTCACCACCTGCATCTCCTACACCCGTCAGGGGGTGGAGGACGACGAGATGAGCGACCGTCTCGACATCGCCTCCGGCAACCCGTACTACGACATGCAGGACGGCCTGCTGCTGCCGGATCCCACACCGGACAGGCACGAGCAGATCTGGAAGACCACCGGCGTGTGGGCGATGTACCAGACCGCCGACTGGATGTTCTCCTCCCTCCAGGCGCCGTTCCTGGTCACCGAGACCAACGCGAACTCCATCGGCTTCCCCTGGGACAACCGCCCCGGTTACGACGGCCAGTGGCGGCAGACCGCGTGGGCGCACGTCGCCCGCGGCGCCCGGATGATCGAGTACTGGCAGTGGCAGACCCTGCGCTTCGGCGCGGAGACCTACTGGGGCGGCGTCCTCCCGCACAGCGGACAGCCAGGCCGCACGTACGCCGAAGTGGCCCGTCTGGGAGCGGAGTTCGACAAGGCGGGACCGCTCGTCGCCGGTCTCGAACCGGACTGCGACATCGCCATGGTCTACTCGATGCCGAGCAAGTGGCTGATGCAGAAGTACCCGCCGCTGTCGAAGCCGGACGGCGCGCCGGACCCCGCGTCCTACCACCGTGTCTTCGACCCGTTCTACCGCGGCGCCTTCGAGGCCGGCCGTCAGGTGCGGATCGTCCACGCGCGGCAGTTGCACGACCCCAGCGGGCAGCGGGAGGGGACGACTCCCGAGGAGGCCGCGCGGCGCCATCCGGTGCTCGTCGCCCCCGCCCTGTACGTCGTCGACGACGCCACGATCGACTGGCTCGCGGCCTACGCCCACGCGGGCGGTCACCTCGTGCTCGGCCCGCGCACCGGCTACGCCGACCACGAGGCCCGCGCCCGCCTCGAAGCGGCCCCCGGACGCCTCACCGACGCGGCGGGCGTCCGCTACGACGAGTTCAGCAACCTCCTGCACGACGTGCCGGTCCGCGGCGTGCCCGGCGGCGCGCTCGACGTGCGCTCCGACGCGACGGCGACCCACTGGGCGGAAGGTCTCACGGTCACCGACGCCGACGTCCTGGCCTCGTACGAGCACCCGCACTTCGGACGCTGGCCGGCCGTCACCACCCGTCGGCACGGTGCGGGCCGGGTCACCTGCGTGGGCACGGTTCCGGGCCGTGGTCTCGCCCGGGACCTGGCCGCCTGGCTGGCCCCGGCCCCGCGCAGCGGATGGCAGGGGCTCCCCGCCTCCGTGACCGCGGCGACCGGTGTCTCAGCCGACGGACGCCGCGTCCACATCGTGCACAACTGGAGCTGGGAGCCCACGAGCGCCGACGCCCCGGCCGACCTGACCGACGTCCTCGACGACCGGCCCGTGCCGGCCGGCGCCGCGCTGCGTCTGGGCCCGTGGGACGTGCGCGTCCTCGTCGCCGACACCACGGGCGCGGGCGCCGGCCGGGACAGCTGA